tttgcacaaactcggtcaaattttgagatagtttgaccctccaacgaAGTTGAAAGTACACTgttttaagaacggagggagtaggttttaGGATTGCGGTGACGTCGCACCGACAATGATGCCGGTGTCATCTCAAATAAAACCATCCAGCTCCAACCCCTTCTTGGTGACGCTTGGTGTCTCCAAGTAAAAATAGAAGATGAGGAACTTGTGTTGACcccatatttatcataaaattcaACTTTCTACCCCTCAATTCCGCTTGGCAAAAGTTACTTCCAAGGTCAAAAATAAACTGTAAGCATGGATGTATATCTATCTATCCAACACGAAACATGCTCAAGATCCACATATTATGACGGTAATCAATCTTGGGTCAAGTGTGCCTCGTATCAAGAACACAGAAGGACATGTTTTTAATAACAATAATGCTAGACCTACGCAATCTATCTACATAATTTCCTTTCTAAACTAATCAGCCCCCTCCcccggatccggcttgcctgctccctccccatgctcccatccgtgctcccacttcatcctacggcaaGTCtcgtccccctcccccctcccctccgATTTTCACGATGTGGGCCTGGGCCTAATTTGTCATCCAACGAAAATAGGCCAAATCAGCTAGTACATAAGCTTACGTAGCTaaattacgtaggtgtagcaaagTCCTTTTAATAAAGATGCAACATTCTCAACCTCTACACCGAGTCGAGAGATACTCACACAACAATGGGAAATTTACCCAAACAGTACTTCTCAAGCTTATTTATGGGTGATCACATTCATACATCCATGCATGGAGGACTCGCTCACAGTCTTAGTATGTTGTCACTCAGTGGCAAGCCCCATCGAGAGCCCACTGTTAAACGGCCTCTGGTTGTAGCAGTCGAGGTTGTTACCATAGCCAACGCCGAGGACATCGCAGTAGCGCTTGTAGAACCCGATCCGGTTAGCAACACGGTCATCCTGCCCCCTACCGCACTCGAGCCCGCCGTTGATTATGTTGGTGATGACACCGTACCCAGGCACCCGACCAGCAGCGTTGTCCGTGCCCGACGGGGTCCATTGGCCTGTGATCACGGCATGGGACGACGGCTTGTTCGCCTGAGCCGTCATCCAAAACCATAACGCCGTCTTAAACGACACCGTCGCGTCCGCGGCGACCAGGTCCGGGTTGTTGAGCAGGTCCACCCCGATGGCACGCCCCGCGGGGCCATAGTTGTAGTTCCATGAGAGCTGGATGGGGCCGCGACCGTAGTATTTCTTGCCCGACGCGCACGGCCACTCCGGCTTTGGCTCGCAGTAGCTTCCCGGCGAGCCCTGCTCCTGCTTGAAGCAGTAGCCCCAGGCGTACGGTCCGTCGGGCGCCGCGGGCCACCCGCCAGTGGTCTCGTGGGAAGTTTGCCCCAGGAAGGCCGCCACCTCCCGCTTCCGCGTCTCCGTGCTCCCCGTGGTGCCGAATGACgggaacgcggcggcggcggcgaggaaggcgtcgtACGTGTAGAACCCGCGGGCCTCTTGGCAGTCATTGCGGTGAAGAAGGAGCCGCTCGAAGAGGTCCCTGGAGATGATGGACGACACGCCCCCGCCGGGGCTGGGGCCGGGAGGGGTGGGGCCGCAGCCGCTGCACTGGCTCTGACAGCCGGCACCGCAGTAGGCGTCGCCGCTGCCGCAGTACCCGAATTTGCTGCAGCAGAGACAGTTTGCGCACGTCGCGCCACCAGCCTGGGAGCCGCACTGCTGAGCGTTCACGGCTGTGGCGAGCGCCGCCGCCAGGACCACGGCCAGGATGGCCACCACCCTAGGGGGTCTCAGTACCGTGGGCATGTATGGCTTCATGATCGATCTTGGGTGGTGCCTGATAGATTATGGCACCAAGTTCCGCCATTTATAGGCCTTCTGTGGAGAAAAGTCGTGGTGTGCCTTAAAACTAGATCAATCGTGTGTGTGGAAAATCGGTGCAGAATGGGCCTGGAGAAAGGTGCGTGCAACGCCATTGTACTCACTCATTGATCATCGTTTGAATTATGCTGCATGGCACGCCACAAATTTCCATTATCTTCTTCATTACTACGCAGGACCATGTGACCAGGTCTGCTCTCATAAATAGACGGAATGGGCCGATCAACCACGTTCGACTGATAAATTAGTGAATACGCGATGAAGACGTGGTGGGATATCCTTGCAAAGAAACGTAAACTATGAGACTCCTACAAACAAAAATGCATTGCAAAATCTTGTAATTTTAgcctaaaaaaaatctgaaatatgTCTTGCTAGATAAGATCGATCATTGATTCTCATAGCAGGCAAGGCAGCGGGGTAGGGTACGATAAGATCGACCAATAATTCTCACGCTCGGGCCACTAATAATCAACCACTAACTTCAATTCTGGCCACAGAGCAGAGCCTGTATGTGGTTGTATGTTGTTGGGCTACTCTACATTGCCACTCGTATGTGGACAAGATACCTTATTTGTTGACTCAGTATCTTACAACTATCTAGTCTTTTTATTTTTTGCGGGATTAGAGGTATCTAATTGCATTTTGTTAGATTGGAAAAATACCAAGAAACTATATGTTTACAAATTCATCATTTCTAAGAAGCATAAACTATAATGATCTAAATTGGCATAACAAAGATATTTTTTTTTTAAAAGCTGTTTATAGTACTTAGCCAATAGAGTAAAATCAACACACAACCATCACAATCTGTGTCACACAACACAAAAAACCACCACTTTATAAAATATTGCAGAATGCATGACACTGAGAAATTAACCGTGGCAAAAAACATTGATGGTATATGCTAAGCATTTGGATGATGTCACTAATTGACCGGGCCCACCCATCAGGCTGAGTTGGTAGAAAAAATGCCACGCAGGCAAATtggcttggtcttcttcttcttcctcctctccctttcTTCTTGGCATTTCTTCAAACACTACATGAGCAGCCCTTCCACCTCGTATGCCAACCCCTTGGCGTAGTCCAGGCCGGCCCAACATGCACCTACCTCACGGACCGTACCCACATGTCTGTCCCCTGTCGGATCCATGTATGTGGCGCCGACACCACCTACATCATCCCCGGATCTGCCCCATGCGCGGTCAGACGAGCTGGAGGAGGCTGCAACCTGGCAAGATCACCATGCTCTACCACGGGATGGCGGTCTCCCCACTACTGGACGAGCTCCGGTGGAGGACGGGGGCCTTCCCACCACCCGATGATCTACAAAGGAGGATGGTAGCCTCCGCACTGCCCGACGAGCTACAGAGGAGGATGGCGGCCTCGGACGACACTTCTTCACTTGTCTACTCGACTGCCATGCCGCCGTCTTCAATGAGGCGTGGTGCGCGGCCAAGGCCATCGTCGTGAATGTCATCGAAGAAGCTATTGGTATTGGATTTGGCTATGGAGGAGGACACACGCTTGAAACTACTAGTATTATGGAATATATATAGTATCTAGAAAAGGGCCTAGTGTCTAAATAGGGATATGTGAGTAAAGCAACTAACGTCATGGAACCCCTGTCCCTGTTCCTGAAGTACCAAAGCCCAACCTGTAGCAATTCAAACGGTTCTAGTGCAAGGATGCATGTGGTATGTATTGCATCTCAAAATTTAAGGAAGAAACTCTTAATTTTTTAAGATATATACCTAGACATTTGTGAAGCATGTCAATAATATCACATGCACGAGCTGGTCTCTTCTTAGGATTGAAGTCTCTGGACTCTAAATTTGTCTCGTAGCATTCTCATATTCGATCGCATAATGTATCTCGTTGTGATCTCTCCAACCCACAACTCCAACTTTCAAGTACCCAAAATTTTGTAGTCTTGAGGTATGATTCAAATGTATCAACTCCATCTTTTCATATAAGAAATTTAAATATTTATGGTATATGCCAACCATATACATTCAGCAATTTTTTAGCTTACTTGGATTGTGAGACTTTGTTACGCTTTTTAATAATATGGCATGCATCGACTGATGCAGAGGCTGGAGgttatcctccttttcgaaaaaaatatatatattcagCCATCAAACTAacaacactttttttctttctgaaaagtACAATCTGCCCCAAGTAGTCAGATCTATCACCATGTAAAATTGAACTTTCAGAAATGAAGCATCAaattaacaaaaataaataaaaggtaaTATGTTGTGTTGATTCTTTTGCATCCAATTTGTGCTTTCCACTATTAGATGTTCTTCCTCCATAAATGATATTATGTCAAATCTCAAACGAAAATGTAATGGAAATATGTGAAGTCGAATCGTGACAATTATTTTGGAGTCAATTCTTCTTAGCCAAAAATGATATTGAGTTATTATGTTTGTAGCAGTGGCAATATATTTTCCATACATCCGTAGTAGATTAGTAACCCTTCTGTCCAGTCAGTATTTCTATCATAATAACACCGAGACTATACAAAGTCAGCACTGCGTGTGATTACATCCCGTTCACGAAGTTCATGTGCCAAATATCCACTGTATGAAAATATGAAGTTCCGTCAATTAATGTAAtcccttcatttttatttactccacatattaacttaatctgaagtcaaactttatatACTTTTAACAAGTTTGTAGAAAATATATTAACAAATACGCCACCAAATCAATACCATTGAATTCATCATTGaatatattttcacatcatataaAATTATTActgtaaatgttcatattgttttctacaaacttggtcaatctttataaagtttgacttcagtcaaatctaatatgagGAGTAAACAAAAACGGAGGGAGTTCAACGATAGTGCAATATAAATAACATAGGACAAATTACCGAGCTTCAATAAGTGAGTTAGCTTACATTGTTGCTACTGTAGTTTTGGTAATATCCCAACTTTGATTTTCGTCAAAACATCTTGGTAGTTCAAAATCGGTGATATCGGCAGCATGTTATCGTCAAGTAGTATATTGGCGGGTTTCGGGTCCAAGTGAATGATATGGTTATCATGAAGCTACTGTAGACCCTCACAAATCCCTTAGATTGTTTTATGACATGTTCCCCACTCGGGATATGCATCTATAAAGGGGATAGGAGAAATTAGGTTTATTACATGAGACACTTGATGCATTAACTTTTGAATACCAAATGATGCATGTTACAATTTGTAGTACATGAATATATAAAATAAAGAGAAGCTTATACGATACATGGTCGTACCGATGATATACTTATCGAGACTCCCTTTAGGTCTATACTCAAAGTAAAGCAGTTTTTGGTAGTCTTCAGCACAATATCCCAAAAACCTTACACATTTTTATGCTTTACCCGCATCAGGCATTCAACCCCTCGATGAAATTGTGTTTCATCCATAAAAGCATTGGATAGCCTCTTCATGGTGACCGCGCTATCATCAAGTATTCCCTATCACTCACATGTATGAGCATATGTTTGAGTTTCCAAATCAAGCGTGATTAATACTAGAACACCTGCGTTatgcatactactccctccgttccaaaatagatgactcaactttgtaagtacaaagttgagtcatctattttggaacggagggagtaccttgtaaACCATTGCAAATCCACTGCTTCCAATCTCCCGGTCCTCGGAGAAACTACGTGTGATGTCCTCAATACGTGATAATGGCAGGGTCTTGGAGTGTGTGGTTTCATCAACTAACATCTGCTCTATGTCAGTTCCTGTGTTACTACCATTTCGTTCCAATTGCATTTATCATGTAATTAGCCtgtaaagaagaacaaaaccatTATGAATGCACTACAAGAAATACTTCAACTTgagaccatcactattggtcactgaatggtcattgttttccatctgtgacctttttttgaccaaaaaaaGATGGTCAAAAGTTGGCCATCGTAAactaaaattaacgaccttcttcgggataaggtcgtagacgtttacggccaaaacaaaaggtcgttgaacCAACGacattttgttttggtcactggctgtctgccaaggccacgtcggatccgacgtggcaaaattgcgaccaattgaaaaggtcgtaaattagaatcggcccggtccaatttggtgttttacatgggctgagcccaacaattcagccttacatatatttttttcttattaatttcggtcagctatatgggccaggcccaactattcggcctttttaatttctgggccatggcctttttgccTCAACAGCTTCAGTTTTTTTGCACTAGTcaaatgggtcccaattgtcaggttTTGGTAAGTGGGCCCCAGCTAGCAAggtcatattcttcatatttcaatttaaCAGGAAAAATATAACCAGTATTCAAATTGGCACAAACAAAAAACACACGTAATACTCCAGATTCAGTACAGAGCTCCTATTGTACAAATAACAGGTAATAAGCTCTAACAtatactttacaagctctacacGTAATAAGCTCTAACATATACAAGCTCTACCAGAAGCACTACAAGTGTAATAATTAGCTACAATCTCTTAAAGTAGGCAATCACGACTACAAGCTCCACATTGTAATAACAAGATACGATTACAAGCTATGTTCTTCAGCATGGAGCTCCTTCGATAGCGATCGTAAACTAGGCACCTGCTCCTGTCAGGACTGGGCTAACAGAACGGTGATATGCCCTCCACGGTCACCCTATTAGATGAATCAACAGAGAAGAATTAGCGTTAAAAAAATCAGCCGAATAGAATTAGAAAAACTGGAACCAATATACCAAGAAGAGACCATTCAAAAAATGACAGTTATTTATATTAGATTGACGACACAAATTCAGCTAGTACCATACTTTTTGTTCTCTAGATAGCTAAAATGAGATACTCattcatacaagaaaacagagacACGATATGAATATGAAATGAGATACTCATTCATACAAGAAAACAGGGACACGATATGAATATGCATTGCACATGTGCGGGTCGAGCAAAAAACTTCACTGCAACAAATTGCGCCTAAACAACAATACCATTCTACTACCGCAACCACCATTCAACAGGCAAGATTTAACATTACTAGTCAGAGCACGCATACTCACGAGAGAATAAAGGGAGCGAAGAGAGATACCAAAGGATGATAGCATCGCGATGATCTGGATTGAGTTGGCATCTGTGAGGAGGTGAATTAGCGCCATGGTGTGCTTGATGACGCACACGGACCATCTTGCCACCGTTGCTTCCATGCGCTCGATGATGGGGGTACCAGTGCATTCAAGTAGAACAAAAGCACCATCGTTAACCCACAACTTCAAGTACAAATTAAGTATGTATGAAGTGACAGCAAAAACAAGTTGAGAAAAACACAGAAAATAACTACTTCATGTCATGCAGTG
This region of Triticum aestivum cultivar Chinese Spring chromosome 2D, IWGSC CS RefSeq v2.1, whole genome shotgun sequence genomic DNA includes:
- the LOC123055413 gene encoding 26 kDa endochitinase 1-like → MKPYMPTVLRPPRVVAILAVVLAAALATAVNAQQCGSQAGGATCANCLCCSKFGYCGSGDAYCGAGCQSQCSGCGPTPPGPSPGGGVSSIISRDLFERLLLHRNDCQEARGFYTYDAFLAAAAAFPSFGTTGSTETRKREVAAFLGQTSHETTGGWPAAPDGPYAWGYCFKQEQGSPGSYCEPKPEWPCASGKKYYGRGPIQLSWNYNYGPAGRAIGVDLLNNPDLVAADATVSFKTALWFWMTAQANKPSSHAVITGQWTPSGTDNAAGRVPGYGVITNIINGGLECGRGQDDRVANRIGFYKRYCDVLGVGYGNNLDCYNQRPFNSGLSMGLATE